The nucleotide sequence ATGTACCACAGTGCAATTTGGCGGATCGCAATGTAGCCAAAGACCACGACGATCACCGTTACTTCAAATGGGAACGGTGTGTAGTTCGTTAACAGCCTATAGAAGACTGCTTCCAAAGTCACAACCCGAGCCTCAAAGGCTCGAAGCAGGGTAAAAAGTCGACTGCTTTCCAGCGACGAAGTCAACGTCGACGACGGGATATCAGCGACCCGCTGGGGGAGCATGCAGAGAAGCTAAGCGCAATGTCTGTATGCCGCGGAAGAGCTAGACGATGGCATCGGGAATGCAGTGGCGTAGTGCGGATtaggaaaggaagaggaaaagagcgagcagaaaggagagagaccgcACGAGCAACGGAAAAGGAGGGGTTCCCCGTGCCacacgaaaagggaaagaacaCCGAAGCGGGCAAGCAACTCGTGGTTGGCGGTGAGAGTGACAGCGTTTCAACGGTGATGGGTGCAGGAAGGGCGCGGTGCGTGCTCCTACGTAGTtggcgaagaggaaggaaagggggaggaggagggaactggcaaagagagacgcacgtGGTATGCTCTTGGGGGGTGTGATGGGGACGAGTTAGTGGGCGGAAACCGCACAGAGTTGCACTGGTGCTAGACAAGGCCTCACGGACACCACCGCTTCTCACGCCAGACATGTACAGGAAgacgagggaaagaaaacTACGCACACTATGTACACCCCACCTCAGGTTGCGCAGACATGTATGCCGGAGACAAACACATCCACGGTACGAGAGTTCTTGTGGGCGAGAAGAACCAACCTCTCGGCCAGCATCACTCTACGTGGTGCTCCGCAAAGAGTGTCACCTACAGTCTCTCAGCCATCGAGAACGAACAGGTGAAGTGCGGCACGCACTAAAGATGTGACGTGCGACGTTCTATGCGGTGAACTCATTCAATTCTGTTGAGTTCGTTTCGATGCGTTGCGTGAAACCTGAAAGTCGCCAAGCAGAAAAACGCCAACACACCTCGGTGCATCGCctacaggcacacacacacacacacacacatacaggaAGTGGAACACGCACAGCCTGCTCGACGGAGTCGGCGTCGACCCCTCGGCGAGAGTAGAGCGCAACTCCACGAAACACGTGAAAAGACaatagaaaaaaaagactTTACATGACATTGGCGGCATAAAGGAGAGTGAGGTggggagtggaggggagCGGTtcacacatccacacccactcctacacacacacacacataagtgcacagagagaaacagaggcgAAAAGTTCCAGAAAAAGCCTCCAAGAACAGACACAAACAACATTTtaaccaaaaaaaaagcgagagtGGTACATGCATGGATACATAAGATAGTGTACAGTAGCGGCATTCTGCACACCATGGAGGGAGACACAAGGAGAGAATGGGTGAGAGAAATTCGCACAGGTAGCGACGTACTGCGTGAAAcacggaagagagaagaaagcgaaacAAAGCATGACTCAGCTTTCACTTTGCTTTCGATAAAAgtggggaaaaaaaggaactCTTGATGTATTGCTCGACTTCTGCCATTCTACATCCTcaggtgtgtgcgtctgcatGTGGATCCCATAGCGATAGAATCAGCCCCAGGGCCTGCACACGGACATGTTCGGTCGGtcgaacagagagagggagccaagaaggaaaaaaaaacaaaagagaaagtaGACAGCTTTACATTTTGGCGATGGCAAGCATCACCATAGAAAATTGGGCGTAGTTCATTGTGTCGGCGGCAACGGGGCTCTTTTGCTGTATCGTGCACTGGCCATCCATGCCTGTGGAGCCTCGCATTACCTGAAGAAAGGGTAACAGGAAGCGCTGAACTCGAGAGCGGTTGATAGGGACACCGCAGCTATCCAGAGGACAGATTAGCCGGGAAGGTGAGTAATGACGCCATTtcacggcgccgccgttccACTCCTCAAGTAGAAGATCCATCAAGGCTGACACCGGGAGAGCGTTGTGTTGccgtgcggcggcgcacagcGCCTTGAAGAGCGGGTACATGGTGTCATCACTGACCTTAACGCCGGCGACCTTCGCCcgcgcagcgatgcacggCGGCATAGGCGCCGCTGGCCCCGCTGCATCCCTTGAAAAGAGCACCAATGCCCCCTGGACACTTTCTTTCGGACACATTACAGCCTGTTTCGATGAGTCCGGCTGCACAACCAGAGCATTGGTCTGCATGCTGCTCGTAGAAactgcctccgccgccgcggcctcGTTGCCCACTGCTTCCTCGCTGTCATCAGGAAAAGACAGCGTCATGAGGCCGGCGGTCGACTccagcgcggcagctgcgttgCGAATCACCTCGAGGATCTCGCGGCACCACGAGGTGAAGGGAATGCTAGTGAAGATGGTTtccgcggcgcaggtgggcgcagtggcgcacTTGGGATTCTTGAAACCCAACGTGGATTTGTTGTTCCCAAGCTCTTTCACCGCTACCGTCACCTTCCACACCAGcccactgctgcgcacaAACCGCTCCGTTGTTTCCATGACGACTTGACACACTAGAAAGAGGGCGCGCCGGTAGCGCAGCTGAAAGATGGCTCGGGCCTCGTCGACGCTCATTTCATCCTTGACGTCGTCGACACTCTCCGTATCACTGCCTTCGTAGAGAAGCTccacacacggagagaggagatcGACAGGGTCCAACTCCAGGAATACCGCATGCACTTGGTGCGCTTCGGCGCACACAAGCCCTTGCAGCACCCATCGCCGCAGTCGCTCCGCTCCTGGGCAAGCGTACACCACGCCCCAGGACTTGCCACCCGCCTCGTCATACGCTTCACCCTTCGGCAGAAACGAGGTCACCTCGTTGTTGACAAAGAGCGTCGACACCTCACGACGCGAGGACAGCAGTAGCAGTCGCGCACACGGCGCAGTCTGCGATGCGAGCGACAGGAGCGGGTGGGTGCTCTTGTGGAAAAGGACGTTGGAGCTACATGTCTTGGATTCCGCCACCCGCGTCACCAGGAAGTCGGTCGCATCCATCTCGCCTTCGCGCCACGCCCGCAGCACGGCAGAGGTACCCTGAACCACGTCGATACGCCTCCGTAGGCGGGATCCTTCTTGCGTGTAGTGGTACGCCCATGGGTCCCGTGCCTCTACCACGCAGGGTCCCCGCGCAACAGACCCGGTGGCCACTTCGGCAGCATCGCAGCTCACCACATCCCTACTAGGAATACCTTTGAATTCCACGCCAGTCTCCTCGGGGCTGAAACGCTCGAGGACGCGCGCCAAGGTCGAACACAGCGTCGACAGTGGCGAGGCCGTGCGTACTTcacgcgccactgcctctgGCACCATGGTGTGGCTAGACGCCGATTCAGCAGACGAGACGCCGGAGAGCGGCGGGTTGCACACGCGAGCGGCCGCCGTATTGTTGCGCCACTCCTTACAGTACTGAATGCTACGCTGGAGCTCCCCGTAGTACGCGACCGACGAGGTGAGCACCGCTACCAGCCTGTAGCGCGGCGCCCCAGCCTTGTTGAGGCCGCTCATCTCCTGTTGAGAGACAATGTTGCGAAAGACGAGACGGAAAAGCGCCTCAGGACGGTCATTGCGGTGGGCCTGGCCGTTGGCCGCCTCAGCGGGAAGCCGGTAAACGACGAAGGTATACTCTGGCAGAAGCGGGTGATTCGCCACGCCGCTCGTCGAGTCCATGGAACGTGCGAAAACCTGCTCGTACGACGCGGCGATGCAGGCCCCCGAGTCGCCGCAGCTGGGCGGTGCCGCCACGATCACTAGTCGCTCCTCTGAGTGAGCCACCACACCATactgaaggagctgcagttGCCGTGGCGACAGGGCATCGCGAAGCAGGGGGTGAATGGCGTAAATGCGGTGAAGTGGGTGATGGAAAGGAATGGCGAATTCCTCGATAATGAGGTCAAAGCGCAGATCCAGCTGCGCAAGGTCGTGAAGCACAACGTTTGCTGAGCCCGGCCTGGATGCCTCCTCTGCCGGGACCCACGAGAAGGAGCTTAGAGGCGCGATGGAGTGCTGCACCGATTCCATTTCCCCTTTGTGGTATACGTGTAGGTGTGTAAGTAGTGTTGCGCGAAGtacagctggagaaggagagcgcgtCAGAAGAGGGAGTAACAGTGCGCGTTATGCCACACACTAGGAAGGCGGCTTAGGGAGTTCTCCGTACCGAGTGCAGAGACTTGCTCCTCAAACAAACGCAGCTGTACGAGGACCGCAGGAAACAGATAGAGAACTACAAGAAGCTCGGAAGGAGCACCTTCTCAGAAATGAGGCggagccccctctcctctgcttccGCCTGCAGAGAGCGTACATTGAATGCAGGCATTCCTAGACTGATACAGAGCACAATTAGGCGACATGCTGATTGAGCAGCTGCCAAGGAGGGTTTTTTCGACCGTAGCAGGAAACCGCTTTGCGGAAATTGTACACGGCGTATGCTAGGTCTTTTCTCCCTCGAGGAACTTGCCAGGTGCCagcaagagagcgaaggggcATTGACaacgcacagcacagcaTTTTAACGATAGTTTCGATAGACATCCTCAACATGTCTTCTTTCACTTTGCCAACGcacccactctctctttctctcacacacacaggagaggaggagatacAAAAGGGGAAACCAGTCATACAGGAGATGAAAAACAATAGAAGAACGCACAAGACTACAGACACGACGTACGTCATGAACACACTTTCAGACTCGAGTCGTTAGTAGTGCCagccccttccctttcctccctggGTGCCTCTCGCTCTGGCCATGTTCCACCTAGGATGCGCTCGTGTTGAAGATGTCAAAGGCGGCCTTGTAGAATATGTCCACGTTTCGGTCAATCAACGCGCGGTTCTCGAGGTGTGTCTGCTTCATCATGAGCACCAACGTTAAGGAGCTCGGCAATTCGCGGACGTAGATGCAGTCTTCGCTGCTTAGCTGTATCACTGCATTCGCGCCGCGGTACAAGTCAGACACGTCAGAGGCGTATCCGTCTGCGCTGCCATAAGTCAAGACAGTGGTGGCGTCATTGGCAGGCGAGGCAGCCAAAGTGTGTCCCGAGTCCGCCGAGGCATCTTTCGcgcctgcggcggcgctgtctcCTGCACGGGTGTAAATGCGACTCATCTTCACTACGACTTCAATGGCATCGCTGCAAAGGTCATAGGTTCGAGACTTGAGGCGGTTGCGCTCGTCCACTGCGACGTATATTTTGGAGTGGCTAAGGAAGAGATAGGAGAGGTCGATATTGCTGTTCGAGTTGAGCATCTGCAGGAGCTCTGTGATATACGGCATTTTGCACTTGATGAGCTTCTGCACCACCAGCGAGAAGGCCTGGAAGACGGAGTGGTCGTAGATGGAGGTGAGATTGAAGTTCAGACGTAGCGGCTGCACATTCTCCAGTAACTGCTtagcttcctcctccacacgccgctgcaggcTCGCCAGCAGGTCGGCCTGGTGGTCTTCACTCAGAGCGTCGACTTTGTGAATAAACACCTCAATGCACAACTCAGGATTGTACCGGTATGCAGCGTTGATTGTGTCGAGCAGCCGCGCACGGGCGTCGTCGATGAGTTCGCGGCAGTCCAGCACATACACAATTGCGCCACAGTTTTCGAGAAGCTGATTCACGTCATAGCGGCTGGCGTTGCTGGGATCGAATGGGTCATTCTGGCCGGGAAAGTCCCACACCTCAAAATTCACGAAGTCGTTCGAGTGCACGGTGCTCTTCTCTGGCTGCACGGTGGTTGCCAAAGTAGCCGAGTCGTGCGGTTGCATACCTTCAAAGACGACCTTTTGGATGCTACTTTTACCTGACTTTCGGAGCCCCATAAGCAGCACCTTGGGTAAGGCAAGCATATCGTTGGACATGGCGCTTCACCATAGCGCAGCCGGCgcggagaaagaaagagaagaacaaggCAGCTCGAGCGAAGAGTGAGGCGGATCTAGGAGATACCCATAACGAAGCACTCCCGCCTGGAGAGACTTGGgaagccacacacacacaaaaaaatgAATCTTTCCAACTATACTCAGTCTCCCCtcagaaaagagggaggcaagAAGGAGGCGGGTACACTCCTGCTGCCGTGGTCGTGTGAAAAGGCGAatgggagagaaagagagagagagagaggaagcatGACCtcagaaaagagagatggGGCCAGCCACGCACATGAAAGTACGGAGAAgcgctttttcctctctAGTGTGAGACGGACGAGGAAAGCAGACTGGGTTTAGGTGCAGCTTCACCGCACCGCATTCTACGTGCAGGCCTCCCAGTTAGCGATTTTTCATTTCTTGTTCGtctcgttttctctcatCTGATGTTGAAGCAGCAGGGGGTTCGCGTCGGTGCACTTTCCTCGCCGAGCAACAGAGACGAGCTCCTgttcttcctttctctttcgtaTTCGGTGTCCTCCACTTCTCTAGTACGCTGTGAGTGTTGTTTTTGCACTTCTGTCAGTTCTTATGTGTGCACGGAAGGTGTGATGTCTCCTCAACGCTGCAGTCCACCGCGCTACCTCCACTTCACGTCCACACGCCTCGgaaacacgcacgcaccacgTTTACTGTCCCCAGGAGAACAGAGAGTTCCGTGATGAGTGctccacacgcgcgccagcAAGGACAGAAATGAGCGCACAGCAACACCGACACGCCCATACAAAAGTCTTCACAGGCACTCGATGAAGTGCTGTAGCTGCGCCGTCTGTCCTTGCACCACGCGACTGAGCAACGGCCAACGCACCTCGCTGAGGTCCTTCACGAAGCTTCGCAGTGTGCGAACGAGACGCTCCATCGAGTGTCGCACCCCAGAGACCACCTCGGCTGTGTACAAAATACGAGGTGCATTTCTCGCGTTTTGGATAAAATCCTGCACCGTGAAGGCGTACGCCATCAAGGCGAGCTGCACAGTCTCCAGGTGCACTGTCTGAACATCTGTCGCGATGTCGATCTGACCATCAGCTGTGAAAGAGTCATCAACGTCTGTAGCGGTGTCAGCGTCGCCGGCAAGCGGTCTCTTGCTGGAGGATCGCGTCACACTTGACTCCCGCGATGCAAAACTTGTGAGCCCCATATTCGAGGAGCGCTCGAGTCCAATGCCGCCAGTAGGGGCAGAAGTGGCGGCGACTTTCCGAAGAATCTGCAGCTCCCACAAGGTGAACTGGCGCAAGAGGTCTAAGGAGTATACGAGCGAGATGGCTGtggaagcagcggcgacgtcgtcgtTGGAGAGGCTGGGCGCGCTCGCCAGCTCCACCGTCTGCCCGAGTAACTCTAGCGGAAACACAAAGGATGCCAGTGTGGCGCCGTCACGCGGAACGGCGTACGATGGCTGCTTCAACAGGATCGTGAGttcgctgcgcagcacatAAGACTGAGCGATCGTGATACGCTTTCCCTCACTAATCGCCACCTCGGCACTCGGCAGCGAGGACACACACTGCTGTTGTAAGTGAGGTTGCCGGAGGAACACAAAGCCTGCCTGGACACACGGTGTGAGCTTTTCAAGAAGGACGTTCTGCACCGCTAGCACCGCCACAAGTCGCGTGCACCAGTCCACTTCCTCTACCTCCCACAGGAGTAGTCTGCACCGGTCGGCTCCCCGTACACCGGCAAACGCGCtaagagcagcagcaaaccgTGGGCTGCTtagcagcgctgctttcAGTGATGGCACCCAGCCTGACGCGATTGCGCTGTATTGCCCTCGCACGGACATGATCGTACACCAcaaggagagcagcgcaaTCCAGCAGACGCTCCACGCCAGacgcaggtgccgctgcgcagcggcatcatAGACAGAGGAGGCAGAAAACTGACCCAGTGCCTGCAGAAAGCCTAGGAGGACATCTTCCTCCACAAAGCCGACAGCTGCCATCTGCTCACCACAGTGGGCAATGACACAGGCAACGCACTCCAAAACTCGCACAAAGCGAAGCGCATCGGTGTTGGTCGGCTGTGTTGGCTGAACAAATCGTGAGAGACGCGACGCTACCTGCATCAAGGTTGGCAGCAGGCGGCTGACGAGCACTGCATCGCCACACCCGCCAGTGCGTGGCCGACTGAAGACGCGTGTGCATCCGTTTACCAACCTCTCCAGCATCACCAGTGTCTCTGCCGTCCAGGTGCATAGCTGCAGCTTGGCGTGCAGGGCTTCCTGCACCATCGCCATTAACTCCTCCATGGTGGCGTAGGTGGTGAAGTTGGACAGTGGAAACGCTGTGACAACAGGAAGcgtgtcgagcagcacaaaCGTGTTTCGGCGATTCGCCTTGGCAAAGGACACCAGACGCCGCAGTGAGTGCTGCCCGGTGGGGCTCATCTCGAGCAGCTCGGCTGCCTCGTTGCCAACCGCACTCTCCAAGATACTCGTGGCCGCCTTGGCGAGACGCAGTTGTTGCTGCACTTGACGGGTAAGGAATGGGGCCAACATCGGCGGCCCCGGCTGGCAAGACAGCACTGACTCAACGGCACACTCGAGTAGCTGTTGTGTCCGCTTACCGAAAAGCCCCGCCGTGTACGTATCAACCCCACTGAGCCACAACAGCTGCCCAAGCGCAGTGGCCAAGTCTGCCATTGTATCCAGCTGTGCGGCAAGGCTGTTGAGGCGCTGGTCGTCACCAGTGCCGAGAAAGAAGCGTgtagcggcggtgccaaCAGGGAAGAGCCGCCGATGCGCCGCGACGACCTCGACGCTTTCGCTGGAGAGGGTGTGGAAGGAGGTCGCCGTGTTCGACAGCTCCCTTTTGGCAcgggcagcagaggcagcagcgagagccgTTGGCACAGCACAGCGGCTCAGAGCGCTGACCTGCGATGTTCGGTGGAGAGTGGTGTGGACGCTGTCGAGCTGACTTCCACATGCCAAACGCTTTGATGCTGTCACTGCGCTCCCGCGCGGAAGGATAACACTGGCGCTGACGTCAGTGTTCTCGCCTAGTGTCAACCTCGTTGCCTGCCGTGCCAACCAGTTGGTTTGGTCATCATAGTCCACTTCGCACCACTCCACATCGTACAGACTGCGCACCcgctgcagagcagcagcgccatggcgAAGCAACTGATCCATGATATCTGTGTAGGGAGCCAGCACCTTGCTACGAGCGCTTGTCGATCCAAACGGCGACAGGGGCACTAGGGTtgagcgtcgctgctgcgttggtGGAGGGGTGGTGCTGTCTCGAGTCGACGTTGTCGATTTGTTGCTGTCATTCACCtctccaccggcaccgctggcagcgcagctgtCCAGTGTGGAGCCAGTCAGCTTCGCCTTGGACAGCTCAAGCGCAACTCTCGCATTCACATAGGCGACAcatgccaccaccagcgttgcctcctcccactcgcCACCCTTGCGGCTAGGGTTCGTCTTTGTCTCATCACCGTCATTGCGCGGCACAAGAGACACAATCTCCTGCACAGGCACAAGCCTTGTCATACCGCTGCACCGAAGTATGTTCAGCGCAAGCGCCTTTTCGTAGAGGGCGGCCTTGTCTGAGCGCACTGTTTCCACGAGCAACTGCATGAGCGGCAGACCTGCTGGTTGTGTTTTTGGCTGGtcaacgctgccgctgtcaacGCCACTGTCCCCACTCCCGCATCGCCCGTCCGCGGCGCCTTCACTAGCGTCGGCGTCCTCGCCAACGTCACGCTTCTCCGGCCCAAACACAAAGAGGAATAGCGCCGGACACCACATGGCCATTGCCTGCACCAACTCCAGTCGCATTGCGTTTGATGGCGACCCCACATTCACCCGCTGCATCTGCAGAATCCGTTGGGTGATAGCCACGACCTCGTTCGGTGAGAGGTGTGAACGAAACATTTGAAGCACGAAGTCGGAGGTGCGGCGGAGAGCGGTTGCGTGCAAGGCTGCCACGAGAAGCTCAGTCACGGCATGATGAATCGGTGCCAAGAGATCTtcgcagagcagctgcaggagtaCCTGCACCACGCTGCGCGAACGacaggcaccaccaccatcacgcATCTCACTCATCACGCTACCGCCACTGATGCGCCCTTGGAGGCCAGACGGTGCAGGAAagaccgccgtcgccactaGTGCAGGTACGTCGTAGAGCAGTACAGCCTTGTAGAgcaaggaggcggcagcgcacacggAGCACCATGTCGACTCCCCGCCCACCATCCAATTTCCTTTGACGTACGCCTTCGCCAAGGTATCGAGCGCCTCGCCGATACGGGCGATAACCTGTGGGAGCTGCGGCACTGTCACACCAGCAAAGAGCGTCGCGTCTTCGGCATGATCCTCTATCAAGGTGAAGATGGCGTGCACTAGCGTAGTGGCTGTCGCTGCACCACTAgaagagcagctgaaggCGCCTGCCGGAATTCCCGCTAGCAGCGAGACAAGACGCCCAGGCTCTGCAGGAGACAACTCATATATGGTACGGCATAGATGTGGATAGAGCTGTAGGCATGCGGTCCAGTCGGCCTCGACATACTCATCGTCCAatcgcagcgctgcccagTGCGACGGGGCCAAGAGGTGTGCCATTACACCCTCCAAAGAGTCCACGGCGGATGCGTAGCGCTGCAGTAAGCGGTACGCGAGTCGCTTCATCCGCAGCGAAGGCCTTGGTGCCTTGAGAATGGTTGTCACCACTTGGTTCGCGAGACTGACAAGATGACAGACGCCAGCCTCTttctcgagctgctgcaacgaGTGCGGAAATTGACACAGGAAGGCGCATAAGAGTGTGGTAGCGGACTCGCAGAGCAGACGCTTCTCGCGATCTTGCACACTCTTCTTCTCGGTGGTGTGAGCGAGGGCGGAGTTGAGAGTGACGCGCAGTCCGTCCATGCACAAAGCAAAAAGGCTGCGGCCCCTTCCGGACGCGGAGTGAGGCGCCTCCGTTGCTTCCGCACCGCCCGCCGGGGCGGCGTTGTTTGCAATCACTGTAGTGCGAGTGGACTGGGAAAGATAAAAGAAGAGACGGAGTTCTCCCAGCGagtccagcagcgacggcagcgccgaggTCACGTAGGCCAGCAGAGACAGATAGAAGACGAAGTTTCGGGGAGAATCAGGATCTGCCTCGCATCGTGCTAGAAAGGATTCCGGGGAATCATCACTCTCGCCCAGCACACCGTCGCCTTCCACAGAGGCGCTATCACTGGTATGAAAAGCGGTGCAGGTGATTCTGTCCTCCCCTCGCTGCTGGTCCGGGAAGCCAGCGTCGTTTCCCGCGCCCGCCGCACCGAGAATGGCGCGCCGCATAAGCGACTCCACCGATGACTCCGTCCGTTGCGTGGAgtgcacacccacccgctGATTCGCACGAAGAGTTGCTCTCGACGATCCTGCTAAGGTCCCCTTTGACGCGCCAGGCGCCGCCACTCTCAACGCGGCCGACTCCCCCTGGGCGTAGGGCAGCTCGTACCGACTGAGAGCGCGATGCAGAAAGCTGACAAGATTCATGTAGCTCTCCGAGTAGGCCGTCCATGTCGGCCCATACACGCTCACAGCGCGACTGATGTGAAGGAGTGCATCAGCCGTACAGTAGTACCACGCGGCCTCCGACATCACAGATAAGAAGCTGTGCATTGCGTATCcatacacccacgcactgATTCGCTTGATGACACaaacggcggtggcgctgtccGTGCAGCTGGCAacgtcggcagcggtgtcaTAGAGGGTAGCCTtgcgcaccacctcgagCACGCGACATTGCCACATCAGTGTCATGTGTGACCATGTCGTTGGAAGAGCTGCCATGAAGGCCATGTGCGCCATGTTTGCCTGCGCGGCAGAACCGAGTTCCAGGTTTAGCAGCGCATCCTCGAGCACCCTGTGGGGAAGACCAGCCGCCTGCAGAATACAAAAcgcagtgagagagacgacacTACGACCCAGGTAGGCTGGCCGATGCGCGGCTGCCCTGACAAGTTCTGCACCCATGTCTCTGTTGACCGCGTACAACGATGCAAGCACCTCTTCAGAGACTACAAGGCTGGATGAAACCTTGTCACTGGAACCCGCAGTCCTCGCATGGTACGCAACTAGGAGCAGAACATCGCAGTAGAGTGAAAGAGCTGCATCTTCGCCTGCTTGCGCGCCGACCAATCCTGCGTGTCCATTACAGCGCAGCCAAAGTGTCTGTACCTGttctgcagctgtggcaaCAAAACGCCCGTCCGTGAGCAAAGTCAGCAGGTGGCCAAAATTGCGCGAGCGCTGATGAGCACGTTGGGATCTCTGCAGAATTGCGCTCAGCACACTTAGGGCCTTTGTCAAGGAAGCGAGCTCGCTCGTCGCAGACGCCTGTTGCGGCCAACCCCCGCCTAAGCGTGTGTCATAGGCGCACTCCTGCGGCGCTGAGCTGGACGACTGTATTGGCAAGGATATGACAGGGCTTTGTAGCTCTGGCAACAACAAAATGGAGCTGCTACTTGAAGCATCGTTCAAGACGGAGTagggtgcagcagcgagtgtTTCCACAATGTAGTCGCTCTCCCCTACGTGGTTCTCCAGAGCGTCGCTGTCCGCCAACCTTCCCAGACGAGGCAGAAGCGCCACTTCCACGCTCGGTGCCCTGACTTCCCGGGAGCTAAAGAGATTCGCCAGCGACTCAAGCACGCTGATCTGGGTGGCCATCTTCCCCACATGCGACGCGCCTGACGTATTTGGCTGCTTCGATGACGCCACGGCGGGGCAGGAGGCAGCATGAGGAACAGACTGCGACGTGTCCACGAACGCAAACGACTGAGACGCAGATGCCGAGGTGGGCTTAGCTGTGCTGAAGAGAGACATGGCGCGTTCTTCTCAAAAATGACAGTAAGTCGAGTTGAACACTGTAACAgtcatgcacacgcacacacagcgctgACAAAAATTAGTGAATAGACAGGTAGGggagcaagaagaagaggaaggcacTGCTGTCGCAGGACCCGAGGAAGTACCCTCTTTTTTCCGCTACAGATCGTTACCAGCAATGCCTGCACACCGCTGCTTGAGGTTCAAGAAGGGTATTTTGACTTCACGTCAACTTGTTTTCCTGTATTGAGACTTGGTTGTATGGGGACGAGTGGAGCGTGGTTGTGCGTCGTTCACCACCACAGACACTGtttcgcttccccccccttgTGCTTAGGTAAGGGCTACGTCGgtaagaagagagaaagggcgCTCTCTTGTTGATATCGACTTGATCGTGGAGCCTCGCTGCCCTGTGCGTGAGTACCCCTCGTGTTTTCTCAGACCTTAAGTTCAGTTTCTTTTTAAATCGTCTTCTGATGTTCTTacggagagaaggaaatgaGTCGAGTCCAGCAACGACGGGGTCCGTGGAAAGCCGACTTGGAGGGTAGCAGTGGCGGTAACACGTTACGTGACTCGCAGGAAGACGAGGAtacaaagagaaaaaaagcgtaCACGTATACATCCACATACAGAGATGAACGCAGGAGAAGGGTGAGCCTGGTGCGACATGACGATGAGGAGAGCGGAACACAGACACCCAGAGGCCGAAGGAGCAATGGTGAAGGGGCAACTACGGTCACATGGTGTACCGTATGCGTCACTCTTTTCGCCACCATTTGAAGAAATGGTTACTCCCAGCTCTGTCGCTTAGGCTTCTTCCTGAAGCTATGAACAAATTTGTATTTTTAAAGTCACATTAGATAACAGGTCTTGATGACGGAGTATtacctcagcgcgtggtctCTCAGGATCTAGCACCCCACCTGctgcaggggggagggcgtcAGGCAGCCCTTTGCCTATTACTGCCAAACCCGAGCCACCACTGGTGGTGACTCGGCCAAGCATCTACAAtgtaggg is from Leishmania panamensis strain MHOM/PA/94/PSC-1 chromosome 35 sequence and encodes:
- a CDS encoding hypothetical protein (TriTrypDB/GeneDB-style sysID: LpmP.35.6040) translates to MATQISVLESLANLFSSREVRAPSVEVALLPRLGRLADSDALENHVGESDYIVETLAAAPYSVLNDASSSSSILLLPELQSPVISLPIQSSSSAPQECAYDTRLGGGWPQQASATSELASLTKALSVLSAILQRSQRAHQRSRNFGHLLTLLTDGRFVATAAEQVQTLWLRCNGHAGLVGAQAGEDAALSLYCDVLLLVAYHARTAGSSDKVSSSLVVSEEVLASLYAVNRDMGAELVRAAAHRPAYLGRSVVSLTAFCILQAAGLPHRVLEDALLNLELGSAAQANMAHMAFMAALPTTWSHMTLMWQCRVLEVVRKATLYDTAADVASCTDSATAVCVIKRISAWVYGYAMHSFLSVMSEAAWYYCTADALLHISRAVSVYGPTWTAYSESYMNLVSFLHRALSRYELPYAQGESAALRVAAPGASKGTLAGSSRATLRANQRVGVHSTQRTESSVESLMRRAILGAAGAGNDAGFPDQQRGEDRITCTAFHTSDSASVEGDGVLGESDDSPESFLARCEADPDSPRNFVFYLSLLAYVTSALPSLLDSLGELRLFFYLSQSTRTTVIANNAAPAGGAEATEAPHSASGRGRSLFALCMDGLRVTLNSALAHTTEKKSVQDREKRLLCESATTLLCAFLCQFPHSLQQLEKEAGVCHLVSLANQVVTTILKAPRPSLRMKRLAYRLLQRYASAVDSLEGVMAHLLAPSHWAALRLDDEYVEADWTACLQLYPHLCRTIYELSPAEPGRLVSLLAGIPAGAFSCSSSGAATATTLVHAIFTLIEDHAEDATLFAGVTVPQLPQVIARIGEALDTLAKAYVKGNWMVGGESTWCSVCAAASLLYKAVLLYDVPALVATAVFPAPSGLQGRISGGSVMSEMRDGGGACRSRSVVQVLLQLLCEDLLAPIHHAVTELLVAALHATALRRTSDFVLQMFRSHLSPNEVVAITQRILQMQRVNVGSPSNAMRLELVQAMAMWCPALFLFVFGPEKRDVGEDADASEGAADGRCGSGDSGVDSGSVDQPKTQPAGLPLMQLLVETVRSDKAALYEKALALNILRCSGMTRLVPVQEIVSLVPRNDGDETKTNPSRKGGEWEEATLVVACVAYVNARVALELSKAKLTGSTLDSCAASGAGGEVNDSNKSTTSTRDSTTPPPTQQRRSTLVPLSPFGSTSARSKVLAPYTDIMDQLLRHGAAALQRVRSLYDVEWCEVDYDDQTNWLARQATRLTLGENTDVSASVILPRGSAVTASKRLACGSQLDSVHTTLHRTSQVSALSRCAVPTALAAASAARAKRELSNTATSFHTLSSESVEVVAAHRRLFPVGTAATRFFLGTGDDQRLNSLAAQLDTMADLATALGQLLWLSGVDTYTAGLFGKRTQQLLECAVESVLSCQPGPPMLAPFLTRQVQQQLRLAKAATSILESAVGNEAAELLEMSPTGQHSLRRLVSFAKANRRNTFVLLDTLPVVTAFPLSNFTTYATMEELMAMVQEALHAKLQLCTWTAETLVMLERLVNGCTRVFSRPRTGGCGDAVLVSRLLPTLMQVASRLSRFVQPTQPTNTDALRFVRVLECVACVIAHCGEQMAAVGFVEEDVLLGFLQALGQFSASSVYDAAAQRHLRLAWSVCWIALLSLWCTIMSVRGQYSAIASGWVPSLKAALLSSPRFAAALSAFAGVRGADRCRLLLWEVEEVDWCTRLVAVLAVQNVLLEKLTPCVQAGFVFLRQPHLQQQCVSSLPSAEVAISEGKRITIAQSYVLRSELTILLKQPSYAVPRDGATLASFVFPLELLGQTVELASAPSLSNDDVAAASTAISLVYSLDLLRQFTLWELQILRKVAATSAPTGGIGLERSSNMGLTSFASRESSVTRSSSKRPLAGDADTATDVDDSFTADGQIDIATDVQTVHLETVQLALMAYAFTVQDFIQNARNAPRILYTAEVVSGVRHSMERLVRTLRSFVKDLSEVRWPLLSRVVQGQTAQLQHFIECL